From the genome of Ignavibacteriales bacterium, one region includes:
- a CDS encoding VOC family protein, whose amino-acid sequence MTNSLNWFEIPAIDINRAEKFYAQILSVKMQLMDFGGLKMSTFPMDSGGVSGALCQGAPYKPSQDGALIYLNANPDLSVALSKVEEAGGKVLMPKKQISEEYGFMALIIDSEGNRIALHSNK is encoded by the coding sequence ATGACAAACTCATTAAACTGGTTTGAAATACCGGCGATAGATATAAACCGTGCCGAGAAATTTTACGCTCAAATTCTTTCGGTTAAAATGCAGCTAATGGATTTCGGCGGATTAAAAATGTCAACATTTCCAATGGACAGCGGCGGAGTAAGCGGGGCTCTTTGCCAAGGCGCTCCATATAAGCCAAGTCAAGATGGCGCTTTAATTTATTTAAATGCCAATCCGGATTTAAGCGTTGCTCTTTCCAAAGTAGAAGAAGCGGGTGGAAAAGTTTTAATGCCTAAAAAACAAATTTCTGAAGAATATGGATTCATGGCGTTGATCATTGATAGTGAAGGAAACCGAATAGCGCTTCATTCAAATAAATAA
- a CDS encoding dienelactone hydrolase family protein — protein MATSKNIVVSKSARYYLLGEYSEKINSVWFVLHGYGQLAEKFITYFKPVINETTMVIAPEALNRFYLKGFSGNVGATWMTKEGREEEINDYVSYLDSVYDEVIKYGITRNAKVIVLGFSQGTATACRWTTKGKSKIDRLILWGGGIPPDIDLKHHNGLFNSINLEIVIGSEDEFIPEEQVENEIKRLQEIKLNYKIHRFNGKHELKANILRQLIQH, from the coding sequence ATGGCAACATCAAAAAATATAGTAGTTTCTAAATCTGCACGGTATTATTTGTTGGGTGAATATTCAGAAAAAATAAATTCGGTTTGGTTTGTACTGCATGGATACGGTCAACTCGCAGAAAAATTTATAACATATTTTAAGCCGGTTATAAACGAAACAACTATGGTAATTGCGCCGGAAGCATTAAACCGATTTTATTTAAAAGGGTTCAGCGGTAATGTCGGTGCAACATGGATGACAAAAGAAGGACGCGAAGAAGAGATAAATGATTATGTAAGCTATCTTGATTCTGTCTATGATGAAGTTATTAAATATGGTATAACTAGAAATGCTAAAGTTATAGTTCTCGGTTTTTCGCAGGGGACTGCTACTGCTTGCAGATGGACAACAAAAGGGAAATCAAAAATTGATCGGTTAATTCTCTGGGGCGGTGGAATTCCTCCCGATATTGATCTTAAGCATCACAATGGACTTTTTAACTCTATCAATCTAGAAATTGTAATTGGAAGTGAAGACGAGTTTATTCCGGAAGAACAAGTTGAAAATGAAATTAAACGGCTGCAAGAAATTAAACTTAATTATAAAATTCATCGTTTTAACGGTAAGCATGAACTGAAAGCCAACATTCTCAGACAATTAATTCAACATTAA
- a CDS encoding MOSC domain-containing protein: MNRKLSEINIYPVKSLGGISLSEAEVTDRGLKYDRRWMIVDNDEKFLTQRTNPELALLKTKINHNKLILSHKTKEISPLVVPINSKITETTIVNIWDDLVTALLVGKYAEEWLSDLLGSKCKMVFMPEETERFVDRAYASQNEIVSFADAFPFLIIGQTSLDDLNSRLNEKLPMNRFRPNLVFNEGKPFEEDNWKKFKIGDIIFEAVKQCSRCVTTTIDQENGSKNDEPLKTLSSYRMVNNKVMFGMNLVHEGTGVLHVGDEIEVLEEK, from the coding sequence ATGAACCGCAAATTATCCGAAATAAATATTTATCCCGTTAAGTCTTTGGGAGGAATTTCCCTTTCCGAAGCAGAAGTTACCGATAGAGGATTAAAATACGACCGAAGATGGATGATAGTTGATAATGATGAAAAATTTCTTACACAGCGCACAAACCCGGAATTGGCACTTCTAAAAACAAAAATAAATCACAACAAACTTATTTTGAGCCATAAGACAAAAGAAATTTCTCCCCTGGTGGTTCCTATAAATTCAAAAATTACCGAGACAACAATTGTAAACATTTGGGATGATTTGGTCACGGCGCTGCTGGTTGGTAAATATGCTGAAGAATGGTTAAGCGATCTACTCGGTAGTAAATGCAAAATGGTTTTTATGCCGGAAGAAACGGAAAGATTTGTTGACCGGGCATACGCAAGTCAAAATGAGATTGTAAGTTTTGCCGATGCATTCCCGTTCTTAATTATCGGACAAACTTCTTTGGATGATTTGAATTCACGGCTTAATGAAAAACTGCCGATGAACCGGTTCCGACCTAATCTTGTCTTTAATGAAGGTAAGCCGTTCGAAGAAGATAATTGGAAAAAATTTAAAATTGGTGATATAATCTTTGAAGCCGTAAAACAATGCTCGCGTTGTGTAACCACAACAATTGATCAAGAAAATGGTTCAAAAAATGATGAGCCTCTTAAAACACTCTCTTCATACAGAATGGTTAATAACAAAGTGATGTTCGGGATGAATTTAGTTCATGAAGGAACGGGGGTTCTACACGTTGGTGATGAAATAGAAGTACTTGAAGAAAAATAG
- a CDS encoding prolyl oligopeptidase family serine peptidase: MFLPGAALRPVTDWAHYNHGYTSNILNIPGLDSVAYERSSPIYYANGLKGALLICHGVIDDNVNFQDVIRLSQKLIELGKENWELALYPLESHGFKEPSSWTDEYKRIYKLFEENLNKK; this comes from the coding sequence ATGTTTTTGCCAGGCGCAGCGCTAAGACCCGTTACTGATTGGGCACATTATAATCACGGCTATACATCGAACATTTTAAATATTCCCGGACTGGATAGTGTTGCATATGAAAGAAGTTCTCCGATTTATTATGCGAACGGATTGAAAGGGGCGCTTTTGATCTGTCACGGAGTGATTGATGATAATGTAAATTTCCAAGATGTTATCCGGCTTTCACAAAAGTTGATTGAACTTGGAAAAGAAAATTGGGAATTGGCTCTCTACCCGCTTGAAAGTCATGGTTTTAAAGAACCGAGCAGCTGGACCGATGAGTATAAACGAATCTACAAACTCTTTGAAGAAAATCTAAATAAAAAGTAA
- a CDS encoding DPP IV N-terminal domain-containing protein encodes MKRILFALFLIYSVLPVNNIWAQKFKMSIENIMRNQKWMGTSPEEIYWSDDGSKIYFTWNRSQAKEDSLFSYNTKDGKIHPLSLEEQKNLPSQYGSYNKNRSIKVYEKNGDIFLLEIKTGNQQQITNTNEREFNPRFSSDGKKIIYTMNDNLYSWVLSSGEISQLTDFRKGVKIPEQKEPSTDQEKYLKKEELKLFSVLRERIEDREQSEKLSKQIMPKRPKEIYIQEKNVSGIQLSPDENFVTFRLDKTPKNSKSVIVPNYVTESGFTEDINARAKVGRDQPSYEFGIYDIRKDTVYYVDTKSIPEIFKKPEYLKEYKVKSDTAKKEIKKEQPREVLFNGPLYSENGMNALLVLKSLDNKDRWIMLLDLASGKLKNLDRQHDDEWIGGPGIGWGAGNVGWLSDNKRIYFQSEESGYSHLYTLNILTGEKKQLTNGKYEVFDPQLSRDKKYFYFTASEVHPGERHFYKMPVNGGHSEKITNMTGNNEVTLSPDESTLAIRYSYSNKPWELFVAENRANSRQKQITFSTSAEFNSYPWRDPQIVTFKARDGENVYARLYKPEDAKANRAAVIFVHGAGYLQNAHKWWSEYSHEYMFNNFLVDNGYTVLDIDYRASSGYGKKWRTDIYRNMGGKDLSDQVDGVKYLIDHYKIDPKRVGIYGGSYGGFITLMAMFKEPDVFARRSAKTRY; translated from the coding sequence ATGAAAAGAATTTTGTTTGCTCTCTTTTTAATCTATTCTGTCCTGCCTGTCAACAACATTTGGGCGCAAAAATTTAAGATGTCAATTGAAAATATTATGCGTAACCAGAAGTGGATGGGAACTTCCCCGGAAGAGATTTATTGGAGCGATGACGGATCTAAAATATACTTCACATGGAACCGGAGTCAAGCAAAAGAAGACTCCCTCTTTTCATATAATACTAAAGATGGAAAGATACACCCGTTAAGTTTGGAAGAGCAGAAAAACTTGCCGTCTCAATATGGATCTTACAATAAAAACAGATCAATCAAAGTATATGAAAAAAACGGCGACATTTTTCTGCTCGAAATAAAAACGGGAAATCAACAACAAATCACAAACACGAACGAAAGAGAATTTAATCCAAGATTCTCTTCCGACGGAAAGAAAATAATCTACACCATGAATGATAATCTTTATTCTTGGGTTTTATCAAGTGGAGAAATCAGCCAGCTTACAGATTTCCGAAAGGGAGTAAAGATTCCTGAACAAAAAGAACCGTCAACAGATCAAGAAAAATATTTAAAGAAAGAGGAGCTAAAATTATTTAGTGTTCTTCGAGAAAGAATTGAAGATCGGGAACAAAGCGAAAAATTATCAAAACAAATAATGCCGAAACGACCAAAGGAAATTTATATTCAAGAAAAAAATGTAAGCGGCATTCAGCTTTCTCCGGATGAAAACTTTGTAACATTCCGCCTAGATAAAACGCCAAAAAATTCTAAATCAGTTATTGTTCCGAATTATGTAACAGAAAGCGGTTTCACAGAAGATATAAACGCACGGGCTAAAGTAGGCAGAGACCAGCCCTCGTATGAATTTGGAATTTACGACATCAGAAAAGACACGGTTTATTATGTTGATACAAAATCCATTCCGGAAATATTTAAAAAACCGGAATACTTAAAAGAATATAAAGTAAAATCGGATACCGCTAAGAAGGAAATAAAAAAAGAACAACCGCGAGAAGTTTTATTCAACGGACCGCTTTATTCCGAAAACGGAATGAATGCCCTCTTAGTCTTAAAATCTTTAGACAATAAAGACAGATGGATAATGCTTCTAGATCTTGCAAGCGGTAAATTAAAAAATCTAGATCGTCAGCACGATGACGAATGGATTGGAGGTCCCGGCATCGGATGGGGAGCCGGTAATGTCGGATGGCTTAGTGACAACAAACGGATCTATTTTCAATCGGAAGAGAGCGGCTACTCTCATCTTTATACACTAAATATTTTAACCGGCGAAAAGAAACAACTCACTAACGGAAAATATGAAGTGTTTGATCCGCAACTATCGCGTGATAAAAAATATTTTTACTTTACAGCAAGCGAAGTTCATCCCGGCGAAAGACATTTCTATAAGATGCCGGTTAACGGAGGTCATTCGGAAAAGATTACAAATATGACCGGCAACAACGAAGTGACTCTTTCTCCAGACGAATCAACGCTTGCCATCCGTTATTCATACTCAAATAAACCATGGGAATTATTTGTAGCTGAAAATCGAGCCAACTCAAGACAAAAGCAAATTACATTTTCCACTTCGGCAGAATTTAATTCTTACCCATGGCGCGATCCCCAAATTGTAACATTTAAAGCGCGGGACGGGGAAAATGTTTATGCCCGCCTGTATAAACCCGAAGATGCAAAAGCAAACAGAGCCGCTGTTATCTTTGTTCATGGAGCCGGGTATTTACAAAATGCTCATAAATGGTGGAGTGAATATTCTCACGAATACATGTTTAATAATTTTTTGGTTGATAATGGTTACACTGTTCTCGATATTGATTACAGAGCAAGTTCCGGTTACGGAAAAAAATGGAGAACCGACATTTACCGGAATATGGGAGGGAAGGACTTGTCGGATCAAGTTGATGGCGTTAAATATTTAATTGATCATTACAAAATCGATCCAAAGCGGGTTGGAATTTATGGCGGCTCTTACGGCGGATTTATAACATTAATGGCAATGTTCAAAGAACCGGATGTTTTTGCCAGGCGCAGCGCTAAGACCCGTTACTGA
- the blaOXA gene encoding class D beta-lactamase, which translates to MKKRIIAIITLLIVTITAAQNQKNDSLTVAKIFEGHSGAFVMLDMQKEKYFRFNAQRCSERFLPASTFKIPNSLIGLETGIITDENFIIKWDGIKRWNEEWNKDHSLATAIKYSVVPYYQELARRVGREKLNKYLKAISYGNHTIGKKVDMFWLDNSLKISADEQISFLKRLYEYNLPFSKRSIDIVKKIMPEELYSNSRLKFKTGTGTKENGTWIGWLVGYVEKKGNVYLFAFNIEAKTYEETRDLRDGLSRKILTQLKIIE; encoded by the coding sequence ATGAAAAAACGGATTATTGCAATCATTACACTTTTGATTGTAACAATAACAGCTGCACAGAATCAGAAAAATGATTCGTTAACAGTTGCTAAAATATTTGAAGGGCATTCCGGCGCATTCGTAATGTTAGATATGCAGAAGGAGAAATATTTTAGATTCAACGCTCAACGATGTTCCGAACGATTTTTGCCGGCGTCAACATTTAAAATTCCAAACTCGTTAATAGGTTTGGAAACCGGAATTATTACGGACGAGAATTTTATAATTAAATGGGATGGAATAAAACGCTGGAATGAAGAGTGGAATAAAGATCACTCTCTTGCAACAGCAATTAAATATTCCGTAGTTCCTTATTATCAAGAATTAGCACGCAGGGTTGGACGGGAAAAGCTAAATAAATATCTAAAAGCAATCAGTTATGGAAATCATACTATCGGTAAAAAAGTTGATATGTTCTGGCTCGACAACAGCTTGAAGATCTCCGCCGATGAACAAATTTCATTTTTAAAACGTTTGTACGAATATAATCTTCCATTTTCAAAACGGTCTATAGATATTGTAAAGAAAATTATGCCGGAAGAATTATATTCAAACTCGCGGCTAAAATTTAAAACCGGAACCGGAACAAAAGAAAACGGAACGTGGATTGGCTGGCTTGTTGGTTATGTGGAAAAGAAGGGGAATGTTTATCTCTTTGCATTCAACATTGAAGCAAAAACATACGAGGAAACTCGCGATCTCCGTGATGGTCTTTCTAGAAAAATATTGACTCAGCTAAAAATAATTGAATGA
- a CDS encoding enoyl-CoA hydratase/isomerase family protein encodes MDKNGKVSTSMINGIATITFSHPKSNSLSSRMVKEVTSAIDKFASDKSAHVIVLRSDGDKSFCAGASFDELLEIKDLKSGKEFFMGFARLINSMRKCPKFIVARIQGKAVGGGIGIAAAADYTLASNEASVRLSELMLGIGPFVVGPAVERKIGKTAFITMSIDAEWHDAFWAKQNGLFTKVFANNHDLDEAVSALVKKIAGCNLEAISQMKKVFWEGTENWDELLEQRAEISGKLVLSDFTKNYIKAFKNK; translated from the coding sequence ATGGACAAAAACGGAAAAGTTTCAACTAGTATGATTAATGGAATTGCTACAATTACTTTTTCTCATCCTAAGAGCAATTCACTTTCATCCAGAATGGTTAAAGAAGTTACAAGCGCAATTGATAAATTCGCTTCCGATAAAAGTGCACACGTAATTGTTCTGCGCAGCGATGGCGATAAGTCATTCTGTGCAGGTGCATCTTTTGATGAATTGTTGGAAATAAAGGATTTAAAAAGCGGGAAAGAATTTTTTATGGGATTCGCCCGGTTGATTAATTCAATGCGGAAATGCCCAAAGTTCATTGTAGCGCGAATACAGGGGAAAGCTGTCGGCGGCGGAATAGGAATAGCCGCTGCGGCAGATTACACCTTGGCGTCTAATGAAGCTTCCGTTCGATTGAGCGAATTAATGCTGGGCATCGGACCGTTTGTTGTAGGACCTGCAGTTGAAAGAAAGATTGGAAAGACTGCATTTATAACAATGTCTATTGATGCTGAATGGCATGATGCGTTTTGGGCTAAGCAGAATGGATTATTCACAAAAGTTTTTGCAAATAACCATGATCTGGATGAAGCGGTTTCTGCACTAGTAAAAAAAATTGCCGGCTGTAACCTGGAAGCTATTTCTCAAATGAAAAAAGTATTTTGGGAAGGAACTGAGAACTGGGACGAACTTCTTGAACAACGCGCGGAAATAAGCGGAAAACTGGTTCTAAGCGACTTCACAAAAAACTATATCAAGGCATTTAAGAATAAATAA
- a CDS encoding HAD-IA family hydrolase produces MKIDLVVFDLDGTLISSHETIYKATLHALKDLNISPVMPEEKFYNMIGLHFEDIFREFGFAVPDFEQFINIYKSIYFDYIDSSVVYSGVEELLAKLKDRKTKISLLTTKGQDQAELILRHFSLIDKFDYVMGRRPGIAHKPSAEPLQKICLGLNIDIANTIIVGDSEMDIQCGKNAGSKTCAVTYGYRTKLELQKSSPDFLIDKIIDLEYIVNGKKNLFER; encoded by the coding sequence ATGAAAATTGACCTTGTTGTTTTTGATCTTGACGGAACACTAATTAGCTCTCACGAAACAATTTATAAAGCCACGCTTCATGCTTTAAAGGATTTGAACATATCGCCAGTAATGCCGGAAGAGAAATTTTATAATATGATCGGACTTCATTTTGAAGACATCTTTCGCGAATTTGGTTTTGCCGTTCCGGATTTCGAACAGTTCATAAATATTTATAAATCAATTTACTTCGATTACATTGATTCGTCGGTAGTCTATTCCGGAGTTGAAGAATTACTAGCAAAATTGAAAGATCGAAAGACAAAAATTAGTTTGTTGACTACTAAAGGTCAGGATCAGGCAGAATTAATTCTTCGTCATTTTTCTTTGATCGATAAATTTGATTATGTTATGGGGCGTCGCCCGGGCATTGCTCATAAGCCATCGGCCGAACCGCTCCAAAAAATTTGTTTGGGTTTGAATATTGATATCGCCAATACGATTATTGTCGGTGATTCCGAAATGGATATTCAATGCGGTAAGAATGCCGGATCTAAAACATGCGCCGTAACTTATGGCTATAGAACAAAGTTAGAACTGCAAAAATCATCTCCCGATTTTTTGATTGACAAAATTATCGATCTAGAGTATATAGTTAACGGCAAAAAGAATTTGTTTGAGAGGTAG
- a CDS encoding DUF1761 domain-containing protein — MSIIVQVNYLAVLVCAVISMIVGSVWYSPMLLGRTWMEEIDKSEEDLRKEFNPFKTYGLAFLCNLFIAFSLAQLMAHSNATTVAAGIRLSFLCWSGFIVAPMVINSLFEGKSIKLLLVDSGHHLIVILVFGIILGAWSA, encoded by the coding sequence ATGTCCATTATTGTACAAGTGAATTATTTGGCGGTTTTAGTCTGTGCTGTAATATCAATGATTGTTGGTTCGGTATGGTATAGCCCAATGCTTTTGGGAAGGACATGGATGGAAGAGATTGATAAGTCCGAAGAAGATTTAAGAAAAGAATTTAACCCGTTTAAAACTTATGGATTGGCGTTTCTATGTAATCTATTTATTGCTTTTTCATTGGCGCAGCTAATGGCACATAGCAATGCAACTACAGTTGCGGCAGGCATCCGGTTATCATTTCTTTGCTGGTCTGGATTTATAGTCGCACCGATGGTTATTAATTCTTTATTCGAAGGCAAATCAATTAAACTCCTTTTGGTCGATTCAGGCCATCATTTAATTGTGATTCTCGTATTTGGAATTATTCTTGGTGCTTGGTCTGCATAA
- a CDS encoding isoaspartyl peptidase/L-asparaginase — protein sequence MCVSKRFILASFFFFIALTVTVFAQSSRFGIVVHGGAGSILKSSMTPEREAEYIAKLNEVLETGYKILVNGGTALDAVNAAINIMEDSPLFNAGKGAVLTEKGVAELDASIMDGKNLMAGAVAGVRHIKNPINLARLVMEKSSNVMMVGDGAEEFGKENNIEMVDPSYFITKERWESYQKMLKKEEERKKAEKHGTCGAVALDKNGNLAAGTSTGGMMMKKFGRVGDSPIIGAGTYANNNTCAVSATGYGEYFIRLGVAKDISALMEYKNFSLKDAANEVIMNKLGKLGGDGGIIAIDKNGNVAMPFNTEGMYRGQYLNGEQPVVKIYKE from the coding sequence GTGTGTGTATCAAAGAGATTTATTCTTGCTAGTTTCTTTTTCTTTATAGCTCTCACTGTTACCGTATTTGCACAATCGTCAAGATTCGGAATAGTAGTTCATGGCGGCGCAGGATCGATTTTAAAATCAAGCATGACGCCTGAGAGAGAAGCAGAGTATATCGCAAAACTTAACGAAGTTCTTGAAACAGGCTATAAAATATTAGTGAATGGCGGAACCGCACTTGATGCTGTAAATGCTGCGATAAATATAATGGAAGATTCTCCGCTATTTAACGCCGGAAAGGGTGCCGTTTTAACCGAAAAAGGTGTAGCCGAACTTGATGCATCAATCATGGATGGCAAAAATTTAATGGCAGGCGCTGTTGCGGGAGTTCGTCATATTAAAAATCCAATTAACTTGGCTCGGCTTGTTATGGAAAAATCTTCAAACGTAATGATGGTTGGTGACGGAGCCGAAGAATTTGGAAAAGAGAATAATATTGAAATGGTTGACCCGAGTTACTTCATTACAAAAGAGAGATGGGAATCATATCAGAAAATGCTTAAAAAAGAAGAAGAAAGAAAAAAAGCTGAGAAGCACGGAACATGCGGAGCGGTAGCGCTTGACAAAAACGGAAATCTTGCTGCAGGTACTTCAACCGGCGGAATGATGATGAAAAAATTTGGACGCGTTGGAGATTCGCCAATTATAGGCGCAGGTACTTATGCGAATAATAATACATGTGCTGTCTCCGCTACAGGCTATGGTGAATATTTTATCAGACTTGGTGTTGCAAAAGATATCTCTGCGTTAATGGAGTACAAAAATTTCTCTTTGAAAGATGCAGCCAACGAAGTAATAATGAATAAGTTAGGCAAACTTGGAGGCGACGGCGGTATTATTGCAATTGACAAAAATGGAAATGTTGCCATGCCGTTCAATACGGAAGGAATGTACAGAGGACAATATTTAAACGGCGAACAACCGGTTGTCAAAATTTATAAAGAATAA
- a CDS encoding aminopeptidase: protein MKFRQLTLIFFAFVLFPYLLSAQGKKKKDVYEFEMVKEVKTTPVKNQAKTGTCWSFATTSFVETELMRMGKGDNILAPMFNVRYAYPLKAENYIRYSGLANFGEGGQAHDVMNVIRDYGFVPEEVYNGMNIGEEQHNHGEMDAVIKGIVDAVNKDKGGKITPLWPQVIESSLNIYLGNPPKEFTYQGKTYTPKSFVEAMGFKPDDYVELTSFTHHPFYKQFDLEVPDNWSKGLYYNVPLDDLMKIIDNALMNGYSVDWDGDVSEKYFNRKKGVAIVPLEEELPVVDDSKKEDDAEEKPEAEKIVTQQMHQDAFDNRTTTDDHLMHIVGIAKDQEGHKFYYTKNSWGTKNSKYDGYWYISEQYIRLKTIAIMVHKDVIPAELKNKLRIEN from the coding sequence ATGAAATTCCGTCAATTAACTCTAATATTTTTTGCGTTTGTATTATTTCCATACCTGTTGTCAGCACAAGGAAAGAAAAAGAAAGATGTTTATGAATTTGAAATGGTGAAAGAGGTTAAAACCACGCCGGTCAAGAATCAGGCAAAGACCGGAACTTGCTGGTCGTTCGCAACAACATCCTTTGTTGAAACAGAATTGATGCGAATGGGAAAAGGCGATAATATTCTTGCTCCAATGTTTAATGTGCGCTATGCTTATCCGCTCAAAGCGGAAAATTATATTCGATATAGTGGCCTTGCAAATTTTGGCGAAGGCGGACAGGCTCACGATGTTATGAATGTAATTCGAGATTATGGGTTTGTTCCGGAAGAAGTCTACAATGGAATGAACATCGGCGAAGAGCAGCATAATCACGGCGAAATGGACGCCGTAATTAAAGGAATTGTTGACGCAGTTAATAAAGATAAAGGCGGAAAAATTACTCCGCTCTGGCCTCAAGTAATTGAATCATCGCTAAACATTTATCTTGGCAATCCGCCAAAAGAATTTACATACCAAGGCAAAACTTACACGCCAAAAAGTTTTGTCGAAGCGATGGGATTCAAACCGGACGATTATGTTGAGCTAACATCATTCACTCATCATCCATTCTATAAACAATTTGACCTTGAGGTTCCGGACAATTGGAGTAAAGGATTGTATTACAACGTTCCTCTTGATGACTTGATGAAAATTATTGATAACGCTTTGATGAACGGTTATTCTGTCGATTGGGACGGCGATGTGAGCGAAAAATATTTTAACCGTAAAAAAGGAGTTGCAATTGTTCCGCTTGAAGAAGAATTGCCGGTTGTGGATGATTCAAAAAAAGAAGATGATGCCGAAGAAAAACCGGAAGCAGAAAAAATTGTAACTCAACAAATGCATCAGGATGCTTTCGACAACCGCACAACAACCGATGATCATTTAATGCATATCGTTGGAATTGCTAAAGATCAAGAAGGTCATAAATTTTATTACACGAAAAACTCTTGGGGAACGAAGAACTCAAAATATGATGGTTACTGGTATATTTCCGAACAGTATATCCGTTTGAAAACAATCGCCATCATGGTTCATAAAGATGTAATTCCTGCAGAGTTGAAAAATAAATTGCGGATTGAAAATTGA
- a CDS encoding VOC family protein, producing MSVKPIPEGFHSVTPYLITKGIPQIIDFLKSAFDAVELDRMVDRTGRVMHAMVKIGDSIIMMGETMEGFPAIQSSLYLYVTDTDSVYKKAIEAGGISLMKPADQFYGDRNAGVQDSAGNKWWIATHVEDISREELERRALERK from the coding sequence ATGTCAGTAAAGCCTATTCCCGAGGGATTTCATTCTGTTACTCCTTATCTGATAACAAAAGGAATTCCTCAAATTATAGATTTCCTAAAATCGGCATTCGATGCTGTTGAACTTGATAGAATGGTCGATCGAACCGGAAGAGTTATGCACGCAATGGTAAAGATTGGAGATTCAATTATTATGATGGGTGAGACTATGGAAGGATTTCCCGCAATTCAATCATCTCTCTATCTTTATGTAACTGATACAGACTCTGTTTACAAGAAAGCGATTGAAGCCGGCGGAATTTCTTTGATGAAACCGGCGGATCAATTTTATGGAGACAGAAATGCGGGCGTTCAGGATTCAGCCGGCAACAAATGGTGGATTGCCACTCACGTTGAGGATATATCGCGCGAGGAACTTGAGAGACGAGCGCTTGAGAGAAAATAA
- a CDS encoding metal-dependent hydrolase codes for MFIGHFGTGLAAKKLEPKISLGTLFLAAQFIDLLWPIFLLLGIEKVIIEPGNTSFTPLNFISYPYSHSLLGVLIWSLLFGIIYFLYKKNIKSALLLAALVMSHWILDLFTHRPDLPLLPWIDFKMGFGLWNSVALTIIVEGGIFILGSYFYITATKAKNKKGSYSLWGLLIFLALVYVMNIIGPPPNEINAIAVVGMFQWILIAWGYWIDKNRNPVNN; via the coding sequence ATGTTCATTGGACATTTCGGAACCGGGTTGGCGGCAAAGAAACTCGAGCCAAAAATCTCCTTAGGAACACTATTCCTTGCCGCACAGTTTATAGATTTGCTCTGGCCAATTTTTTTACTTCTAGGAATAGAAAAAGTAATAATTGAACCGGGAAATACTTCCTTCACACCGCTGAATTTTATTTCTTATCCGTATTCACACAGCTTATTAGGTGTATTAATCTGGTCTCTCTTATTTGGTATAATTTATTTCCTTTATAAAAAAAACATTAAGAGCGCTTTATTGCTGGCAGCGTTGGTAATGAGCCACTGGATTCTTGATTTGTTCACCCATCGCCCGGATCTTCCGCTGCTTCCATGGATTGATTTTAAGATGGGTTTCGGTTTATGGAATTCAGTTGCACTTACAATAATTGTTGAGGGAGGGATTTTTATTCTGGGTTCTTATTTTTATATAACCGCGACTAAAGCAAAAAATAAAAAAGGTAGTTACAGCCTCTGGGGATTATTGATTTTTCTTGCTCTGGTTTATGTGATGAATATTATCGGTCCGCCGCCAAACGAAATAAATGCAATTGCTGTGGTCGGAATGTTTCAATGGATTTTAATTGCATGGGGATATTGGATTGATAAGAACAGGAATCCGGTTAATAATTAA